In one window of Ferriphaselus amnicola DNA:
- a CDS encoding glycosyltransferase, whose amino-acid sequence MSAQEKPLVTFGLIAYQQEKFIREAIVGAFAQTYSPLQIILSDDGSPDKTFKIMQEMASQYQGPHQIVLNCNKPNLGIGGHINQVMSLASGEFVVIAAGDDISQAERTDVLVRKWMEMGRGALSIHTTVRQIDESGRDLGIRKPALKSDGFLPEGIIGASHGWSTKLFELFGKLEPELMIEDQAIGFRALISDGLYFIDQPLVEYRIGGFSASSPTKKDDCKNRRWYRWIVLTRQHLLDVNKPPVADLTLSKRLEVRIKDYELLQELACTKYPLLLLWVNRASVTLFLIKRSLNYVFPRIFRITQAVRWHFK is encoded by the coding sequence TTGAGTGCACAAGAAAAACCTTTGGTCACTTTTGGTTTAATCGCCTATCAGCAAGAGAAATTTATCCGCGAAGCAATTGTAGGTGCATTTGCGCAAACCTATTCACCGCTGCAAATTATTCTGTCGGACGATGGTTCGCCAGATAAGACATTTAAAATCATGCAGGAGATGGCAAGCCAATACCAAGGCCCTCATCAGATAGTGCTCAATTGCAACAAACCTAATCTAGGTATTGGCGGGCATATCAATCAGGTGATGAGTTTAGCAAGTGGGGAGTTCGTTGTGATTGCGGCGGGTGATGATATTTCGCAGGCTGAAAGGACCGATGTGCTAGTTAGAAAGTGGATGGAGATGGGGCGGGGAGCCCTTTCGATCCATACCACAGTACGGCAAATTGATGAATCTGGCCGCGATTTAGGTATTAGAAAGCCAGCGTTAAAAAGCGATGGGTTCTTGCCGGAAGGTATTATTGGTGCATCTCATGGGTGGTCCACGAAACTGTTTGAGCTATTTGGTAAGCTAGAACCTGAGTTGATGATTGAGGATCAGGCAATTGGGTTTAGGGCCTTGATTTCTGATGGTCTATATTTTATTGATCAACCATTGGTTGAATATCGCATAGGTGGCTTTTCAGCCTCATCTCCGACAAAGAAAGATGATTGCAAAAATAGGCGTTGGTATAGATGGATTGTGTTGACTCGGCAGCATTTGCTGGATGTAAATAAGCCGCCAGTCGCCGATCTTACATTGAGTAAAAGACTGGAAGTGAGGATTAAAGACTACGAGTTATTGCAGGAGCTGGCGTGTACTAAATACCCATTACTCTTGTTGTGGGTAAACCGAGCATCGGTAACCTTATTTTTGATTAAGCGGTCCCTGAACTATGTTTTTCCACGAATATTCCGGATCACTCAAGCAGTTCGTTGGCATTTCAAATAA
- a CDS encoding O-antigen translocase, protein MSLVKTSLLNGISVIVKVASALVLNKILAVYVGPAGYAIIGQFQNAVSIAVSLAGGLFGAGVTKSTAQNFDDEAKQRRIWQTAIRFSLLVSLVAGLVLLLLGNHLSEWLLHRAEMSSVFVWLALSLPAMAANTLLLAIVNGKKEVHIYVAANIIGSLLVMSLTGILAYKFGLYGVLVAFTINPAVVLLSTTLMISKRDWFKTQFLWGKMDRSALHELSGFGLMGITSAIAMPLTFMFIRDHLVSQLGMEAAGYWQASWKISEIYLMLVTTTLSVYYLPRLAEIRSSTELKAEIFKVYRFILPLVIVGAVSMFFLRDFIIQSLFTQEFLPMRDLFPWQLTGDVIKIGSWIVGYILVGRGLVKYFVFTEIFFSISLVILSWLFVGMYGLKGVPMAYVLTYLIHWLAMVYIGIKEMHKMGGASHAAS, encoded by the coding sequence ATGAGCCTTGTTAAAACCAGCCTGCTCAACGGTATTTCCGTCATTGTCAAAGTTGCAAGTGCGCTGGTACTCAACAAAATCTTGGCGGTTTATGTTGGGCCAGCGGGGTACGCTATTATTGGTCAGTTTCAGAACGCGGTTTCCATCGCTGTTAGCTTGGCGGGGGGGTTGTTTGGGGCAGGGGTCACCAAATCCACAGCGCAAAATTTTGATGACGAAGCCAAACAGCGTCGTATTTGGCAAACCGCTATTCGTTTTTCACTGTTGGTTTCATTAGTGGCTGGTCTTGTTCTGCTTCTTTTGGGTAACCACCTATCTGAATGGTTGTTGCACCGTGCTGAGATGTCGAGTGTCTTTGTGTGGCTTGCTTTATCATTGCCTGCGATGGCTGCGAACACTTTGCTACTTGCTATTGTCAACGGAAAAAAAGAAGTTCACATCTATGTTGCTGCCAATATCATCGGCAGCTTGTTGGTCATGTCACTCACCGGTATTCTTGCATATAAATTCGGCTTGTATGGTGTGCTCGTCGCTTTTACCATAAACCCAGCGGTCGTGTTGCTTTCAACGACCTTGATGATTTCCAAGCGTGATTGGTTTAAAACGCAATTTCTCTGGGGCAAAATGGACCGCTCCGCGCTGCACGAGCTATCGGGCTTCGGCCTAATGGGTATCACCTCTGCAATTGCTATGCCTCTCACCTTTATGTTTATTCGTGATCATTTAGTAAGCCAATTAGGGATGGAGGCTGCTGGCTACTGGCAAGCCTCATGGAAAATCAGCGAGATTTACCTTATGCTGGTGACAACTACACTCTCCGTATATTACTTACCGCGATTGGCAGAGATACGTAGCTCCACCGAACTTAAAGCTGAGATTTTTAAAGTTTATCGATTTATCTTGCCCCTCGTTATTGTGGGTGCAGTGAGCATGTTTTTCTTGCGTGACTTTATTATTCAGAGCTTATTCACGCAAGAGTTCTTACCCATGCGCGACCTTTTTCCGTGGCAATTAACGGGTGATGTGATCAAAATTGGATCGTGGATCGTAGGCTACATATTGGTTGGGCGTGGGCTCGTTAAATATTTTGTATTTACCGAAATTTTCTTCTCGATTTCCCTAGTTATATTGAGCTGGCTTTTTGTTGGTATGTATGGCTTGAAAGGTGTGCCGATGGCGTATGTGCTTACTTATCTTATTCATTGGCTTGCGATGGTATACATTGGCATTAAGGAAATGCACAAGATGGGGGGGGCGAGTCATGCCGCATCTTAA
- a CDS encoding acyltransferase, which produces MPHLKVATFKRLLRFVGRLSMRIIQKIRIIKYILLSDVTVVESIANVRQPILMTGNGKIKLGRCSLGFWPSPFYLSGYIHMDARESSAVIEIESGVRINNNAVLIAERTTIFIGENTLIGPEFSAADSDFHDLHPARRVAGTHECKPIKIGRNVFIGSRVMVLKGVTIGDDAVIAAGAVVASDIPARAVAGGVPAKVISTL; this is translated from the coding sequence ATGCCGCATCTTAAGGTTGCGACATTTAAGCGCCTTCTTCGTTTTGTTGGGCGGCTTTCTATGAGGATTATTCAGAAAATACGAATAATCAAATATATACTGCTATCTGATGTTACTGTTGTCGAGAGCATCGCGAATGTTCGTCAGCCAATTCTGATGACAGGAAACGGTAAAATTAAATTAGGTAGATGTAGTCTTGGTTTTTGGCCATCCCCCTTTTATTTGAGTGGATACATCCATATGGATGCACGTGAGTCTTCAGCAGTAATTGAGATAGAGAGTGGTGTAAGGATCAACAACAATGCAGTGCTTATTGCCGAGCGAACGACCATTTTCATTGGCGAAAACACTTTGATTGGGCCGGAATTTAGCGCGGCAGATTCGGACTTCCACGACCTGCACCCTGCTAGGCGTGTTGCAGGTACTCACGAATGTAAACCGATTAAGATCGGACGCAATGTATTTATTGGCTCACGAGTTATGGTGTTGAAAGGTGTCACTATCGGCGATGATGCTGTCATTGCGGCTGGTGCCGTTGTTGCTAGCGACATCCCCGCTAGAGCAGTTGCTGGTGGCGTTCCTGCCAAAGTAATTAGCACTTTATAA
- a CDS encoding GNVR domain-containing protein, giving the protein MIIGATLMSGILAAGISLMMPNIYRAEILIAPASDADSGKSAASSALSQFGGLASLAGISIGNSSSVEENLAVLNSRTFLWKFIQDNELMPILYVDEWDSVRKGWKNTNSREQPSLWDAFRLLTKDGVLGVDRGKKDDLITVSVEWGNPEVASKLANTLIVQLNEYLRQRAVQSSQRNLQYLNEALGKTQVQEVRQSLFELISKEQKKAMLASADGEFAFKVLDASSTPDQKVKPKRALIVLLASLLGCFIAVLLAVISDGVRSVNRKACEPYG; this is encoded by the coding sequence ATGATTATTGGTGCGACTCTCATGTCTGGGATTCTGGCTGCAGGTATTTCGTTAATGATGCCTAATATCTATCGAGCTGAGATTCTGATTGCGCCGGCTTCAGATGCTGATTCGGGGAAGAGTGCCGCCTCGTCTGCGCTTTCGCAATTTGGTGGGTTGGCATCATTGGCAGGAATATCCATCGGCAATTCATCCTCAGTAGAGGAGAATCTCGCGGTATTGAACTCGAGGACGTTCTTGTGGAAATTCATTCAAGATAACGAATTGATGCCAATTTTGTATGTGGATGAGTGGGATTCGGTGCGAAAGGGGTGGAAAAATACAAATTCAAGGGAGCAGCCAAGCTTATGGGACGCATTTCGCTTACTTACAAAGGATGGGGTGTTGGGGGTTGATAGGGGTAAGAAAGATGATTTGATTACTGTCTCTGTCGAGTGGGGAAATCCAGAGGTGGCATCGAAATTAGCAAATACTCTAATTGTTCAATTGAATGAGTATCTGCGTCAGCGTGCGGTTCAAAGTAGCCAACGCAACTTACAATATTTGAACGAAGCTCTGGGGAAAACACAAGTTCAGGAAGTGAGGCAATCGCTTTTTGAGCTGATTTCAAAGGAACAAAAAAAGGCTATGCTAGCAAGTGCTGATGGTGAGTTTGCCTTTAAAGTGCTGGATGCATCCTCAACGCCAGATCAGAAAGTGAAACCTAAGCGAGCTTTAATTGTGCTGTTGGCTTCACTGCTGGGATGCTTTATTGCTGTTCTTCTGGCTGTTATAAGTGACGGTGTTCGATCAGTAAATAGGAAGGCATGTGAGCCTTATGGTTAG
- a CDS encoding WxcM-like domain-containing protein codes for MVNNFIHTQADVKSPNIGDGTRIWQFCVVFVGARIGGNCNICANVLIENDVIIGDNVTIKSGVQLWDGVRIEDNVFIGPNATFTNDLMPRSKVYPDQFLKTVIKAGASIGANATILPGVIVAEGALVGAGAVVTRSVPPNAIVVGNPARIIGYSNTKDSISETLQTPCAMRKPPYADETSVNGVTVHRLPLIPDLRGSLTVGEFEKHIPFAPKRYFMVFDVPSKETRGEHAHFACHQFLICVRGSCSVLADDGNNRTEITLDSSDKGIYLPPMTWGVQYKYTDDAVLLVFASHHYDAKDYIRNYVDFINIVKEKSLAK; via the coding sequence ATGGTGAATAATTTCATACATACGCAGGCAGACGTTAAGTCGCCTAATATAGGTGATGGGACGCGAATCTGGCAATTTTGCGTAGTTTTTGTAGGTGCTCGCATTGGTGGGAACTGTAACATCTGTGCAAATGTTCTTATTGAAAATGATGTGATTATTGGCGACAACGTAACGATCAAAAGTGGTGTGCAACTATGGGATGGTGTGCGCATTGAGGACAATGTTTTCATAGGGCCGAATGCAACCTTCACTAATGACTTGATGCCACGCTCTAAAGTCTATCCAGATCAATTTTTAAAAACGGTGATTAAGGCAGGCGCATCAATTGGTGCTAATGCAACCATATTGCCAGGGGTCATTGTGGCGGAAGGTGCGTTGGTGGGGGCTGGGGCCGTGGTGACCAGATCAGTACCACCCAATGCCATTGTTGTTGGTAATCCGGCGCGAATTATTGGATACAGCAATACCAAGGATAGCATATCTGAAACACTGCAAACGCCATGCGCCATGCGTAAACCGCCTTACGCTGACGAGACTTCGGTAAATGGAGTAACCGTACATAGGCTCCCGCTTATTCCAGATTTGCGTGGTAGTTTAACTGTTGGGGAGTTTGAGAAGCACATTCCCTTCGCTCCGAAGCGTTACTTCATGGTGTTCGACGTGCCCAGTAAGGAAACCCGCGGAGAGCACGCGCATTTCGCTTGCCATCAGTTCCTGATTTGTGTTCGAGGAAGCTGCAGCGTATTAGCCGATGATGGTAATAATAGGACTGAGATTACTTTGGACTCTTCAGATAAGGGTATATATCTGCCACCGATGACGTGGGGCGTTCAATACAAATACACTGATGATGCCGTTCTCTTGGTTTTTGCATCACATCACTATGATGCTAAAGACTACATTCGCAATTACGTAGACTTTATCAATATCGTGAAAGAGAAGAGCTTGGCAAAATGA
- a CDS encoding DegT/DnrJ/EryC1/StrS family aminotransferase, which translates to MTISFLDLKATYTELQPELDAAIKRVLNSGWYVLGGEVEAFEHEYANYCESKYCVSVANGLDALHLALLALGVGVGDEVIVPSNTYIATWLAVSQCGATPIPVEPDAATYNIDPACIEAALTPRTKVVLPVHLYGQPCDMDAILAVARKHGLKVLEDGAQAHGAKYKGKRLGAHGDIVAWSFYPGKNLGAFGDGGAITTDDAELAERIRVLRNYGSRFKYVNDVRGFNSRLDPIQAAVMRVKLKVLDEWNLRRAAIANRYKKELSSLGLTIPFVPQWAEPAWHLFVIQHPQRDALQKALGEAGIGTLIHYPIPPHLQQAYADAGYVNGQFPLAEQFANHCLSLPIGPHLDEASASAVIAACNKLA; encoded by the coding sequence ATGACAATCTCATTCCTAGATTTAAAAGCAACCTACACCGAACTTCAGCCTGAATTAGATGCCGCTATCAAGCGAGTTCTTAATTCGGGCTGGTATGTCTTGGGTGGTGAGGTTGAAGCATTCGAGCATGAGTACGCTAACTACTGCGAATCTAAATATTGCGTAAGCGTTGCCAACGGTCTAGATGCCCTGCACCTTGCTTTATTAGCTCTTGGTGTTGGTGTCGGTGATGAAGTCATTGTACCCAGCAACACCTACATTGCCACATGGCTGGCAGTGAGCCAGTGTGGCGCAACTCCTATTCCAGTTGAGCCAGATGCCGCTACTTACAACATAGACCCTGCATGCATTGAGGCAGCTCTGACACCTCGTACCAAAGTCGTTTTGCCTGTTCATCTGTATGGTCAGCCTTGCGACATGGATGCCATTCTGGCTGTTGCCCGCAAGCATGGCTTGAAAGTGTTGGAGGATGGTGCGCAAGCGCACGGTGCGAAGTACAAAGGCAAGCGTCTAGGAGCACATGGCGACATCGTGGCGTGGAGTTTTTATCCTGGCAAGAATCTAGGCGCATTTGGTGATGGCGGAGCAATCACCACAGATGATGCAGAGTTGGCGGAGCGTATTCGAGTACTACGCAACTATGGTTCACGTTTTAAATACGTGAACGATGTCCGAGGCTTTAATAGCCGTCTTGACCCTATCCAAGCTGCAGTCATGCGCGTTAAGCTCAAGGTGTTGGATGAGTGGAATTTGCGCCGCGCTGCAATTGCAAATCGTTACAAAAAAGAGTTGAGCAGTCTTGGGCTAACCATTCCCTTCGTGCCGCAATGGGCCGAGCCTGCATGGCACTTATTTGTCATTCAACATCCACAGCGTGATGCTTTGCAAAAGGCATTGGGTGAGGCAGGGATTGGGACATTGATTCACTACCCTATTCCGCCACATCTCCAACAAGCATATGCAGATGCAGGTTACGTTAATGGTCAGTTCCCGCTGGCTGAACAATTTGCTAACCACTGCTTGAGCTTGCCGATTGGGCCGCACTTGGATGAGGCTAGTGCATCGGCAGTCATTGCTGCCTGCAACAAGCTCGCGTAG
- a CDS encoding SLBB domain-containing protein, giving the protein MTNKLIKMSAAVLMALAIGTGAFAQDSAGLAAMLGQKGQAGMFAKMGQQQTTSTGNSDEPMPQPTILPPQPEENSAIEKSFNHRLMTSGMRTSVGQLSGAVWGSGVGQGSMNQGSMNQGSMNQGSMNQGSMNQGSMNQGSMNQGSMNQGSMNQGSMNQGSMNQGGFNPENNGLWSGGESADRLKQYGYQLFLNPAATLSPMTDVPIPPEYVLGPGDELRVQYYGSRNDSLSLTVDRNGMVNVPDLGEIGLTGISYNSARATLAEQISKKLTGVTASITMGHLRSMRVFVLGDVRNPGAYQVSSLATLSYALFASGGPSKRGSLRHVQLKRGGKKVGEIDMYDFLLKGDGHNDRQLLPGDVVFVPPIGDVVAVAGEVTRPGIYELSRERGLRELLELAGRPLHTADKARFEIDRLENGGSRQKINLDMGLNGKAVPIQAGDLVLLHANAEDPGPYVDLTGAVKRPGRYGFKPGMMLRDLIASKDSLLPESYLKRVEVTHHTVVDGEIRETSRDEHDLEKLLMGVAEADVSLRVYDEVLVRTIANWGESQKVTLSGEVRFPGVYTVAKGDRLSSLIARAGGLSSDAYLPAMVLTRESVRKQQAEDNKRLAGQIRRQLNQLGADLAKLNDADLIKAKKETIDQTSRFLAELESSEPVGRLLIEFPEGMTQIAGGADVVLHDGDKIQIPETPAEVIVMGQVYNPAALSFDTKLKRDDYIEMAGGVTEAAKEDTIFLVRASGVVVAGKKVKGAPIKPGDAIVVPQDINRVNVLDGAIAWSKVLMQSGVSIATLRIMGVL; this is encoded by the coding sequence ATGACTAATAAGTTGATTAAAATGAGTGCGGCTGTCTTGATGGCATTGGCTATCGGGACTGGAGCGTTCGCACAGGATTCGGCAGGTTTGGCGGCTATGCTGGGGCAAAAAGGTCAAGCCGGTATGTTTGCGAAAATGGGGCAGCAACAAACCACTTCGACGGGTAACTCTGATGAGCCGATGCCGCAGCCCACTATTTTGCCGCCGCAGCCTGAAGAGAACAGCGCGATTGAGAAGTCATTCAATCATCGTCTAATGACGTCTGGAATGCGTACTTCGGTTGGTCAACTATCTGGAGCTGTGTGGGGTTCAGGAGTGGGCCAAGGAAGCATGAACCAAGGAAGCATGAACCAAGGAAGCATGAACCAAGGAAGCATGAACCAAGGAAGCATGAACCAAGGAAGCATGAACCAAGGAAGCATGAACCAAGGAAGCATGAACCAAGGAAGCATGAACCAAGGAAGCATGAACCAAGGAAGCATGAACCAAGGTGGCTTCAATCCTGAAAATAATGGCTTGTGGAGTGGTGGTGAGTCTGCTGATCGACTCAAGCAATATGGTTATCAACTCTTTTTGAATCCAGCGGCTACCTTATCACCCATGACCGATGTGCCGATTCCTCCCGAGTATGTGCTGGGGCCGGGCGATGAGCTGCGGGTGCAGTATTACGGCAGTCGCAATGACTCGCTGTCCTTGACGGTGGATCGCAATGGCATGGTCAATGTTCCTGATCTCGGGGAGATCGGCTTGACCGGAATTTCCTATAACAGCGCCCGAGCCACCTTGGCGGAGCAGATTAGCAAAAAACTGACGGGAGTGACCGCCTCTATCACTATGGGGCATTTGCGCTCAATGCGCGTTTTTGTCTTGGGTGATGTGCGAAATCCAGGTGCCTATCAGGTGAGTAGTTTGGCCACCTTGTCCTACGCTCTGTTCGCCTCGGGTGGTCCGAGCAAGCGCGGCAGCTTGCGACATGTGCAATTAAAACGAGGCGGCAAAAAAGTTGGCGAAATCGACATGTACGATTTTTTGCTTAAGGGGGATGGTCATAATGACCGCCAATTGTTGCCCGGCGATGTGGTGTTTGTTCCGCCCATTGGTGACGTGGTTGCTGTTGCCGGTGAGGTGACTCGTCCGGGGATTTATGAGTTGAGCCGCGAGCGAGGTCTGCGCGAGTTGCTTGAATTGGCGGGACGCCCCTTGCATACCGCCGACAAAGCTCGGTTCGAAATTGATCGGTTAGAAAATGGCGGTAGTCGTCAAAAAATCAACCTAGATATGGGGTTGAATGGCAAAGCCGTACCCATTCAGGCGGGTGATCTAGTTCTGTTGCATGCGAATGCAGAGGATCCGGGGCCTTATGTCGATCTTACGGGAGCGGTCAAGCGCCCCGGGCGCTACGGTTTTAAACCGGGGATGATGTTACGGGATTTGATTGCATCTAAAGACAGTCTGCTGCCGGAGAGTTACCTGAAGCGAGTTGAAGTTACTCATCATACTGTGGTGGATGGCGAAATTCGCGAGACATCTCGTGATGAGCATGATTTAGAGAAGCTTCTGATGGGCGTTGCTGAGGCTGATGTTTCATTGCGAGTCTATGACGAGGTGTTGGTGCGCACGATTGCCAACTGGGGTGAGTCGCAAAAGGTCACGCTAAGTGGAGAAGTGCGGTTCCCTGGTGTCTATACAGTAGCTAAGGGGGATCGCTTATCATCGCTTATTGCGCGTGCCGGTGGCTTGAGTTCGGATGCCTATTTGCCAGCGATGGTCTTGACGCGAGAGTCTGTTCGCAAGCAACAGGCTGAAGATAATAAGCGCCTAGCTGGGCAGATCCGTAGGCAGCTCAATCAACTGGGAGCTGATCTCGCTAAGCTTAATGACGCTGATTTGATTAAGGCAAAGAAAGAAACAATCGATCAAACAAGTAGATTCTTGGCTGAACTTGAGTCCTCTGAGCCTGTGGGAAGACTGCTGATTGAGTTTCCCGAAGGGATGACGCAAATTGCGGGTGGTGCTGATGTTGTGCTGCATGATGGTGACAAAATACAAATCCCAGAAACTCCTGCTGAAGTCATCGTCATGGGGCAGGTTTATAACCCTGCTGCACTTTCGTTTGATACCAAGCTTAAGCGTGATGATTATATTGAGATGGCGGGAGGAGTTACCGAGGCTGCCAAAGAAGACACCATATTCTTAGTTCGCGCTAGCGGAGTGGTTGTTGCTGGGAAAAAGGTCAAGGGAGCACCAATTAAGCCCGGTGATGCCATCGTAGTGCCGCAGGATATTAATCGTGTCAATGTACTGGATGGTGCTATCGCATGGTCTAAAGTGCTGATGCAGAGTGGTGTCAGTATAGCTACATTAAGGATTATGGGAGTACTCTAG